From Spirosoma aerolatum, one genomic window encodes:
- a CDS encoding aldolase/citrate lyase/malate synthase family protein: protein MLTHLISIRDNLNETYSDVYTHEVIDALSALAPFNKRIKEVMDSRMKRRAARQESKTRISFLEPESLIPGTSIKVQDARDGKFEGAAIPTDLQRQWIQGTGPAAKPNAPVESSIRNVAYALLSGQTAGCSMAKTRWVRLPPCRSITSVT, encoded by the coding sequence ATGCTAACTCACTTAATCTCCATTCGTGACAACCTGAACGAAACTTATTCCGACGTATATACCCATGAGGTAATCGATGCCCTTTCAGCCCTGGCACCGTTTAACAAGCGTATTAAGGAGGTGATGGATAGTCGGATGAAACGCCGTGCCGCTCGTCAGGAATCAAAAACCCGGATTAGCTTTCTGGAGCCCGAAAGCCTGATTCCTGGTACATCCATTAAGGTGCAGGATGCCCGCGACGGGAAATTTGAAGGAGCCGCCATTCCGACTGATTTACAGCGACAGTGGATACAGGGAACTGGCCCGGCAGCAAAACCCAATGCACCCGTCGAGAGCAGCATTCGAAATGTGGCGTATGCGTTGCTGTCGGGGCAGACGGCTGGATGTTCGATGGCGAAGACGCGCTGGGTCAGATTACCACCATGTCGCTCGATAACCAGCGTAACCTGA
- a CDS encoding aldolase/citrate lyase/malate synthase family protein encodes MFDGEDALGQITTMSLDNQRNLKLAIHKDPIFLKVAEQVAAEMNKWAESFLGRKTIANWEEQLNFTTKIFRARGLHLDDRHIRDEDGVAMAASIVDATLYVVNNYQALQQAGASIVMYLPKIQTAEEAGVWNELLSALETHLGLPVGTIRVYVLVEQLEATHQLMEIRAALGKHFVGFNTGRWDYINSVSDAMAWDNTFINPNIEAITMTYGYMRNYEDRVRRAVNTPDLNGNFALWQGGMEPNIPVGSEAGVSASMAKAVAGAEREQREGASGKWVAHWKMVHIVRPVWEKVGEANQLGRSFPPLTYTQADADGLILIEPAPRDIRGARNLLSVALQYGNAFGQGMQAAALKAADFFGNDDILYLMEDMATGEIRLSILWEWLHKGAVLTEDDPDIGVKAGDMFSEDLFNTLLEQEYDKLLEASNKDVFDASKSTTLPIAKEIATVYVVSPEKAPWFIDLLNINLNNMDLAEAQDRIRLYMDTLVNQGKRITENLDFAVS; translated from the coding sequence ATGTTCGATGGCGAAGACGCGCTGGGTCAGATTACCACCATGTCGCTCGATAACCAGCGTAACCTGAAACTAGCCATCCATAAAGACCCGATTTTCTTAAAAGTAGCTGAGCAGGTTGCTGCCGAAATGAACAAATGGGCCGAGTCGTTTCTGGGCCGAAAAACGATTGCCAACTGGGAAGAACAGCTCAATTTTACCACCAAAATTTTCCGGGCGCGGGGCCTTCACCTCGATGACCGCCATATTCGGGATGAGGATGGTGTTGCGATGGCCGCTTCGATAGTCGATGCCACACTGTATGTCGTGAACAATTATCAGGCGTTGCAACAGGCGGGGGCTTCTATCGTGATGTACCTGCCTAAAATCCAGACGGCTGAAGAAGCAGGTGTGTGGAATGAACTACTTAGCGCCCTTGAAACCCATCTTGGCTTGCCCGTTGGCACCATCAGAGTATACGTACTGGTCGAGCAATTGGAAGCTACGCACCAGTTGATGGAAATTCGGGCAGCACTGGGAAAACATTTTGTTGGCTTCAACACGGGCCGATGGGATTACATCAACAGTGTGTCGGATGCCATGGCCTGGGATAACACCTTTATCAATCCGAATATCGAAGCCATTACAATGACCTACGGCTACATGCGAAACTACGAAGACCGCGTTCGCCGGGCCGTCAATACGCCGGATCTCAACGGCAATTTTGCGCTTTGGCAGGGAGGCATGGAGCCGAATATTCCGGTGGGTTCCGAAGCGGGTGTATCGGCTAGTATGGCAAAGGCTGTGGCTGGTGCCGAACGCGAACAGCGCGAAGGGGCCAGCGGCAAATGGGTCGCTCACTGGAAAATGGTACACATCGTCCGGCCTGTCTGGGAAAAAGTGGGCGAAGCCAACCAGCTCGGGCGTTCGTTCCCGCCACTCACCTACACTCAGGCCGATGCGGATGGGTTGATCCTGATCGAACCCGCCCCCCGTGATATTCGCGGAGCGCGTAACCTGCTGAGTGTGGCCCTGCAATACGGAAATGCCTTCGGGCAGGGGATGCAGGCAGCCGCCCTGAAAGCCGCTGATTTCTTTGGTAACGACGATATTCTGTATCTGATGGAAGATATGGCGACGGGCGAAATTCGACTGAGTATTTTGTGGGAGTGGCTGCACAAAGGCGCTGTTCTGACCGAAGACGATCCTGACATTGGCGTTAAAGCGGGGGATATGTTTTCCGAGGACCTGTTCAACACCTTGCTGGAGCAAGAATATGATAAGTTGCTGGAAGCCAGCAATAAGGATGTATTCGATGCGTCGAAAAGTACAACCTTGCCAATTGCCAAGGAAATCGCGACGGTTTATGTAGTAAGCCCTGAAAAAGCGCCCTGGTTTATCGATCTGCTCAATATCAATCTGAATAACATGGATTTGGCAGAAGCACAGGACCGTATCCGATTATACATGGACACGCTGGTCAACCAGGGAAAACGGATCACTGAAAATCTCGATTTTGCAGTGAGTTAA
- a CDS encoding TonB-dependent receptor plug domain-containing protein, translating to MSNHLQFHALVIKIVRQGFALVVLINCLITTTWARPADQPVTGTVLDEKGSPLVGVNIQIKGTTRGTASDARGTYRIDVPNGSSVLVFSYIGYKKQEITVGNQSVVNVSLESDAGALEEVVVVGYGTQKRSSLTGAVSTVTPKELTALPVPNVASALQGRVPGVSVVNNGGPGSSPIVQIRGIGSISYGSGPLYVIDGVPTGDLNSFNTNDIESLEVLKDASSAAIYGSRAANGVILITTKKGGRDSKIRITLDSYVGTQSASHKIDVLNRDQYVQYAKALTSNAGIALPSRLNNLNTPIYDGATQTFAQTETNWQNELFRNAPIAQHQLSLSGVMRYPGSLHRVAISNKMV from the coding sequence ATGTCAAACCACCTACAATTCCATGCGTTAGTGATTAAAATCGTGAGGCAGGGTTTTGCACTGGTCGTTTTAATCAATTGCCTGATTACGACGACCTGGGCCAGGCCTGCCGATCAGCCGGTAACAGGTACTGTACTGGATGAAAAAGGAAGCCCTTTAGTGGGCGTAAATATTCAGATCAAGGGAACCACACGCGGTACAGCCAGCGATGCCCGAGGCACATACCGCATTGATGTACCCAATGGAAGCTCTGTGCTGGTATTCAGCTATATCGGTTATAAAAAGCAGGAAATCACAGTGGGTAACCAGAGTGTAGTCAATGTATCGCTGGAATCGGATGCCGGTGCGCTCGAAGAGGTAGTTGTTGTTGGCTACGGTACGCAGAAACGCTCTTCACTGACGGGCGCTGTATCGACCGTAACCCCCAAAGAATTAACCGCTCTGCCCGTGCCTAACGTAGCCTCAGCCCTTCAGGGACGAGTGCCGGGCGTATCTGTCGTGAACAATGGTGGACCGGGGAGTTCGCCCATCGTACAAATTCGCGGTATCGGTTCAATCAGCTACGGGTCAGGCCCATTATATGTGATCGATGGCGTACCCACCGGCGATCTGAATAGCTTCAATACCAATGATATTGAGTCGCTGGAAGTATTGAAAGACGCTAGTTCGGCGGCTATTTATGGTTCGCGGGCGGCTAATGGGGTTATTCTGATTACGACCAAGAAAGGTGGTCGAGACAGCAAAATTCGCATCACGCTGGATTCGTACGTGGGTACGCAGAGTGCATCGCATAAAATTGATGTGCTGAACCGGGATCAGTATGTGCAGTACGCTAAAGCCCTGACATCCAACGCCGGTATCGCCTTGCCTTCTCGGTTGAATAACCTGAATACGCCCATCTACGACGGCGCTACACAAACCTTTGCGCAGACAGAAACCAACTGGCAAAACGAGCTTTTCCGTAACGCACCCATTGCTCAGCATCAGCTTTCGCTGTCGGGGGTAATGCGGTATCCCGGTTCTTTGCATCGGGTAGCTATTTCAAACAAGATGGTATAA
- a CDS encoding SusC/RagA family TonB-linked outer membrane protein, whose amino-acid sequence MMVGTDFERGSLRLNSDHQVAKFLSIGQTLTAAYSNQRGETTGDRSQLMHALRMMPYWPTTDPTKVGGYSAPTAADGSDPENPLRAPAMDISRTKFLKAFATVYADVRLTSFLKYRFNYGVDLAFSNGSTFNPIYNDGYIQRVSSTVSQSRNTNITQTITNQLSFDKTFGKHNITAVAVAETQKVLLTGMTGSGNRPNNDLDVIQGISNPSVSSSRSEIDLISYVGRVNYDYAGKYLLSASIRRDGSSLFAPGKKWGNFPSASVGWRINQENFMKDIPNLSELKLRVSYGKTGFNGIPNYAWQSLVSADATQYPFGSSTSLGSFFNALGNTELQWETTDMVNGGVDLGLFNNKITFTAEVYNRFTDGLILGVPIPNSIGYSNAPVANIGSMKNWGYEFQAGYNYAKGDFRGNVSANIGITRNRVLNLATPTAAIYAGSNADYGGADITKTEAGQPIQSFYGYVVDGIFKSVDEVYSAPIQNRPASRDADNPAKNTSAGDIRFKDLNGDGKIDANDRTYLGSYLPKFNYGANFTGNYKNFDFTLYLQGTYGNKIYNGTKVVTQGMLRLFNAGPAVLNAWTPTNTNTDVPRAVAGDPNNNSRTSDRFIEDGSYMRVKNLTVGYSIPAKALGSLTSGVVNKVRVYVSSQNLLTFTKYTGYDPEIGSRNNTLLRNGIDYANYPQARTLLAGLQITF is encoded by the coding sequence ATAATGGTCGGAACCGACTTTGAACGCGGTTCGCTACGGCTCAATTCCGACCATCAGGTAGCCAAATTCCTGTCGATTGGCCAGACGTTGACGGCTGCCTACAGTAACCAGCGGGGCGAGACCACCGGCGATCGGTCGCAATTGATGCACGCCCTTCGGATGATGCCGTACTGGCCAACAACGGACCCGACGAAAGTAGGAGGGTATAGTGCGCCAACGGCCGCCGATGGTTCAGACCCTGAAAACCCCCTTCGGGCACCGGCTATGGATATTAGTCGGACGAAGTTCCTGAAAGCCTTTGCTACTGTCTATGCGGATGTTCGGCTGACGAGTTTCCTCAAATATCGATTCAACTACGGCGTCGATCTGGCCTTCTCGAATGGTAGTACGTTCAACCCGATCTATAATGATGGGTATATCCAGCGGGTATCGTCTACGGTTTCGCAATCGCGCAACACGAATATTACGCAGACGATTACCAATCAGCTTTCGTTCGATAAAACGTTTGGTAAGCACAACATTACGGCTGTGGCTGTAGCTGAAACTCAGAAAGTGCTCTTAACGGGTATGACAGGATCGGGCAACCGACCTAACAATGATCTGGATGTGATTCAGGGGATAAGCAACCCATCCGTTAGTAGCTCTCGGTCTGAAATCGATCTGATCTCGTATGTGGGCCGTGTCAATTACGATTATGCAGGCAAGTATTTACTGAGTGCGTCGATTCGGCGGGATGGATCTTCCTTATTTGCACCAGGTAAAAAGTGGGGTAACTTCCCATCGGCTTCGGTTGGCTGGCGTATCAATCAGGAAAACTTCATGAAGGATATCCCAAATCTGTCGGAACTCAAGCTGCGGGTTAGCTATGGAAAGACAGGTTTCAATGGCATACCTAACTACGCCTGGCAATCGCTTGTATCGGCTGATGCAACCCAGTACCCATTTGGCTCATCGACCAGCCTGGGATCGTTTTTTAACGCATTGGGCAACACCGAATTGCAGTGGGAAACGACCGACATGGTTAACGGGGGTGTCGATCTGGGGCTGTTCAATAATAAAATCACGTTCACGGCTGAAGTCTATAACCGATTCACCGACGGGCTTATTCTGGGCGTCCCCATTCCAAACTCGATTGGCTATAGCAATGCGCCAGTGGCCAACATCGGCAGTATGAAAAACTGGGGGTACGAATTCCAGGCGGGCTATAACTACGCAAAAGGTGATTTTCGTGGAAACGTGTCGGCCAATATCGGTATTACCCGCAACCGGGTACTGAATCTGGCGACACCGACCGCAGCCATCTACGCAGGCTCGAATGCTGACTACGGCGGAGCCGATATTACCAAAACCGAAGCGGGTCAACCCATTCAGTCGTTCTATGGCTATGTAGTCGATGGCATTTTCAAGTCAGTCGACGAAGTATACAGTGCACCTATTCAGAACCGACCAGCTTCGCGCGATGCCGATAATCCGGCCAAAAACACGTCGGCGGGTGATATTCGCTTCAAAGACCTGAACGGTGATGGTAAAATCGATGCCAACGACCGGACCTACCTGGGAAGCTACCTGCCGAAGTTTAACTACGGAGCCAACTTTACGGGAAACTACAAAAACTTCGACTTTACCTTGTATTTGCAGGGCACCTACGGCAACAAGATTTACAACGGTACGAAAGTCGTTACACAGGGTATGCTACGGTTGTTTAATGCAGGCCCGGCCGTGTTAAATGCTTGGACGCCAACCAATACCAATACCGACGTGCCACGGGCCGTAGCGGGTGATCCGAACAACAACAGTCGTACATCGGATCGGTTCATTGAAGATGGTTCGTACATGCGTGTCAAAAACCTGACCGTTGGCTATTCTATTCCAGCCAAGGCATTAGGAAGCCTGACCAGTGGTGTAGTGAACAAAGTTCGGGTGTATGTATCGAGTCAGAACTTGCTGACATTTACCAAATACACGGGTTATGACCCGGAAATTGGTTCGCGTAACAACACTTTACTGCGAAATGGTATCGACTACGCAAACTACCCGCAGGCACGTACCTTGCTGGCAGGTCTTCAGATTACGTTCTAA
- a CDS encoding RagB/SusD family nutrient uptake outer membrane protein yields MKRHYFSIGVLLLGLAVGCNEKSLDQLNPNAVTTDSYFQNDVQIRSAVNGVYAALQSTNLVAREWFFTHDLRSDDVAAGGGQLETPRNQLLLGVHSTDNSLVSSVWTGAYRIIHRANVVIDKAAAAKALTASVATQAVGEAKFLRAWAYFELVSMWGGVPLYKNYVTSVAGSLPRASEGDVYAFIIADLKAAQDALPATYDAANQGRATKGAAQMLLARVYMQQGDYTNAKTELQKIISSGNYALVDEYNDNFTEEGEFNKESIWEVNFLPSGGNFNWNGDGDGTAGAEETVRTQEYSGIGWRNIIPSNSLLAEFERPSKGDAKMDPRYAKSVYTTGDKYNKDQTILTDEIQNGNSSTVDGKVQKVSWRKFTLMYKAGTSTTGGINQRIMRYAETLLSMAECENELGNLTSAVSYLNMIRSRPSVAMPAYPTANYPVSTKDQVFTAIVHERRIELNGEEIRNRDILRWRKLGKLKTEPIAYFQKGKHELLPIPQQEIDNNPNIGLKGQNPGY; encoded by the coding sequence ATGAAAAGGCACTATTTCTCAATTGGTGTTTTATTGCTGGGCCTGGCGGTTGGGTGTAATGAAAAAAGCCTCGACCAGTTAAACCCCAACGCGGTTACGACCGACAGTTATTTTCAAAACGATGTTCAAATCAGGAGTGCAGTCAATGGGGTTTATGCTGCCCTTCAATCGACAAACCTGGTCGCTCGTGAGTGGTTTTTTACCCACGATCTGCGCTCTGATGATGTAGCGGCAGGCGGAGGGCAACTCGAAACTCCGCGTAACCAATTGTTGCTAGGTGTTCATAGCACCGATAATTCACTGGTAAGTTCGGTCTGGACAGGCGCATACCGGATTATTCACCGGGCCAATGTGGTGATAGACAAAGCTGCCGCGGCCAAAGCGCTAACCGCCAGTGTCGCTACTCAGGCCGTGGGCGAAGCTAAGTTTCTGCGGGCCTGGGCTTATTTCGAACTGGTGAGCATGTGGGGCGGGGTGCCGCTCTATAAAAACTACGTTACGTCGGTAGCGGGTTCCTTACCACGCGCGTCGGAAGGCGATGTCTATGCGTTTATTATTGCTGATCTGAAAGCAGCTCAGGATGCATTACCAGCTACCTACGATGCGGCCAATCAGGGCCGAGCTACCAAAGGGGCTGCGCAGATGCTTCTGGCGCGGGTTTATATGCAACAGGGCGACTATACCAATGCCAAGACCGAACTTCAGAAAATCATTAGCTCTGGAAACTATGCTCTAGTGGATGAGTATAATGACAATTTTACGGAGGAAGGCGAGTTCAATAAAGAGTCGATCTGGGAAGTGAACTTCCTGCCATCAGGCGGTAATTTCAACTGGAATGGCGATGGCGATGGAACGGCAGGAGCCGAAGAAACCGTTCGAACGCAGGAGTATTCGGGCATTGGCTGGCGGAACATTATTCCTTCGAATAGTCTGCTGGCCGAGTTCGAACGGCCCAGCAAAGGCGACGCAAAGATGGATCCTCGCTATGCAAAATCGGTTTATACGACTGGCGATAAGTATAACAAAGATCAGACGATACTGACCGACGAAATACAGAACGGCAATAGCTCAACCGTTGATGGTAAAGTGCAAAAAGTTAGCTGGCGGAAATTTACGCTGATGTACAAAGCCGGTACGTCAACAACGGGTGGTATTAATCAGCGGATTATGCGCTATGCCGAAACGTTGCTGTCGATGGCTGAATGTGAAAACGAACTGGGCAATTTGACCAGTGCGGTTTCCTATCTGAACATGATTCGAAGCCGCCCAAGTGTAGCTATGCCCGCTTACCCAACGGCCAACTACCCCGTATCGACTAAAGATCAGGTATTCACGGCTATTGTACACGAACGGCGGATTGAACTGAATGGCGAAGAAATTCGGAACCGCGATATTCTGCGCTGGCGGAAGCTGGGTAAACTGAAAACTGAGCCTATTGCCTATTTCCAGAAAGGCAAACACGAATTGCTGCCTATTCCTCAGCAGGAAATTGACAACAACCCGAACATCGGCCTGAAAGGTCAGAATCCTGGTTATTAA
- a CDS encoding VCBS repeat-containing protein: protein MRRIRLWTFGLLVSGLMVSCHQSAPTRFERLSSDHTHITFTNTLTPTEQLNGFTFTNFYNGGGVGIGDVNNDGLVDLVFTGNQVSCHLYLNQGKQGEKAFSFEDITQSAGLTTNRWCSGVAMVDVNQDGWLDMYVSVASHPALKRTENLLFINQGLKNGKPVFKEMATEYGLADPAFTTQSAFFDYDRDGDLDVFLLNTAPDFQNPAHVRPVVADGSHPSTGKLYRNEGAGTKGHPVFKDVSKEAGITYDELGLGLVISDFNKDGFPDIYCSNDFTSSDILYLNDGEGHFTNVIKQATTHTSMYGMGVDAADLNNDGFPDLMQLDMLPKENDRLKMMLGGQDYDRKQMSISPQFGHQMQYMRNSLQMNLGVGQSAEGLEKKGKNVPLFSEVGLMAGVAQTDWSWATLLADFDNDGRKDIYVTNGYRKNVTDRDFINFTEDFSGFGTTEFNTKKRLELLDKVPEIPLAHYAFHNKEDGSFEDVSQNWGLHDESYANGAAYADFDNDGDLDLAVNNVDGEAFIYRNQSREQNPTDHYLTISLQGSPTNRQGVGTKVTLWSGETMQYSEATVIRGYLSSVDPRLHIGLGKSTIIDSLRIEWPDGRVEIKRNLPANQVLTLSQDQASSGNKPVFYKKTNSLFTDVTDQYTIDFAHTESDFVDFKQTAAMHKMLSRSGFALAVGDVNADGLDDCFMGGSYRGSPSCLFWQTAGGGFVKRAFPATADQEATSALFFDADGDTDLDLYVVYGGNERPATEKAFYQNQLFINNGKGDFNPAPAGTLPDVSGSGSCVVAADFDHDGDQDLFVGGRQIPGKYPLPARSYLLRNDQTAQGRRFVDVTQQLNPSLMQAGMVCSALWSDYDRDGWADLLLAGEWMPLTIYKNSKGSFQASKPIQLPNSSGWWNSLAQGDFDQDGDLDYIAGNEGLNTLYRASEQEPVTIMAKDFNNDGTMDPLMGYYINGVCYPAVPRDALNQQVIQFRRKYQRFADYAAVRFDQLFTDDDRSGAYEARATYLQSAYIENLGQGKFAIHALPRMAQAAPVFGIVVHDVNQDGWLDAVLTGNFYPNEVNMGREDASVGVVLLGDGRGHFQPLSPAESGLVIRGDSRTSALLTGKNKEMLLITAINSQGIRLNRCLMPDKRQAEELISTK, encoded by the coding sequence ATGAGACGTATCCGGTTGTGGACGTTTGGATTACTGGTCAGTGGTTTGATGGTGAGCTGTCATCAATCGGCACCGACGCGATTTGAGCGGCTTTCCAGTGATCATACCCACATCACGTTTACCAACACCTTAACCCCTACAGAACAGTTAAATGGCTTTACGTTCACAAATTTCTACAACGGTGGGGGCGTAGGCATAGGTGACGTCAACAATGATGGGCTGGTAGACCTGGTTTTTACGGGCAATCAGGTGAGTTGTCATCTGTATCTGAATCAGGGTAAGCAGGGCGAGAAGGCCTTTTCGTTTGAGGATATTACCCAATCGGCTGGTTTAACAACCAATCGCTGGTGTTCGGGCGTGGCGATGGTCGATGTCAATCAGGATGGCTGGCTGGATATGTACGTCTCCGTTGCCAGTCACCCAGCGCTTAAGCGGACCGAAAATCTGCTGTTTATCAATCAGGGTTTAAAAAATGGTAAGCCCGTTTTCAAGGAAATGGCTACCGAGTATGGACTGGCCGACCCCGCTTTCACAACCCAGTCCGCTTTTTTTGATTACGACCGGGATGGTGACCTGGATGTTTTTCTGCTCAATACGGCTCCCGATTTTCAGAACCCTGCCCACGTTCGCCCGGTTGTAGCGGATGGATCACACCCGAGCACGGGTAAATTGTATCGTAACGAGGGAGCAGGGACCAAAGGGCATCCGGTTTTTAAAGACGTTTCGAAAGAAGCCGGGATTACCTACGATGAGCTAGGCTTGGGCTTGGTTATCAGTGATTTTAATAAAGACGGTTTCCCTGATATTTATTGCTCCAACGACTTTACCAGCAGCGACATCCTGTATCTCAACGATGGTGAAGGACATTTTACCAATGTAATCAAACAGGCGACCACACATACGAGTATGTATGGCATGGGCGTCGATGCAGCCGATCTGAACAATGATGGATTCCCCGATCTGATGCAACTGGACATGCTACCGAAAGAAAATGACCGACTTAAAATGATGCTGGGCGGGCAGGACTATGATCGGAAGCAGATGAGTATTTCGCCCCAGTTTGGCCATCAGATGCAATACATGCGTAACTCACTCCAGATGAATTTGGGTGTAGGACAAAGTGCAGAGGGCTTGGAGAAGAAGGGAAAAAATGTTCCGCTTTTTTCGGAAGTAGGGCTGATGGCCGGTGTGGCACAAACCGACTGGAGTTGGGCAACCTTGCTGGCCGATTTCGATAACGACGGACGGAAGGATATATACGTAACGAACGGTTATCGGAAAAACGTTACCGACCGCGATTTTATCAATTTTACCGAAGACTTTTCGGGTTTTGGTACTACTGAATTTAATACAAAGAAACGCCTGGAGCTGCTCGACAAGGTTCCTGAGATCCCGCTGGCTCATTACGCCTTCCATAATAAAGAAGACGGAAGCTTCGAGGATGTGTCCCAAAACTGGGGATTACATGACGAGTCTTACGCGAATGGAGCCGCTTATGCCGATTTCGACAATGATGGTGATCTGGATCTGGCCGTAAACAACGTGGATGGCGAAGCTTTTATTTACCGGAATCAGAGCCGGGAACAGAACCCGACCGATCATTACCTGACCATTTCCTTGCAGGGAAGTCCGACAAATCGTCAGGGTGTTGGCACTAAGGTAACACTCTGGTCTGGCGAAACGATGCAGTACAGTGAAGCAACGGTCATCAGAGGGTATTTGTCATCGGTAGATCCCCGACTCCATATAGGCCTGGGAAAAAGCACTATAATTGATTCGCTACGCATCGAATGGCCCGACGGGCGAGTAGAGATAAAACGAAACCTACCAGCCAACCAGGTACTTACGCTTTCACAGGATCAGGCATCTTCGGGCAATAAGCCTGTGTTTTATAAAAAGACAAATTCACTCTTTACGGATGTAACGGACCAGTATACCATTGATTTTGCCCATACTGAGTCGGACTTTGTCGATTTTAAACAGACGGCGGCTATGCATAAAATGTTGTCTCGATCAGGCTTTGCGCTGGCGGTTGGCGATGTCAATGCCGACGGCCTGGACGATTGTTTTATGGGCGGCTCGTACCGGGGTAGTCCATCCTGTCTGTTCTGGCAAACGGCAGGTGGTGGATTTGTAAAGCGTGCTTTTCCTGCTACTGCCGATCAGGAAGCAACCAGCGCCTTATTTTTTGATGCCGACGGCGATACGGATCTGGATTTATATGTAGTGTATGGCGGAAACGAACGCCCAGCGACCGAAAAGGCATTTTATCAGAATCAATTGTTTATCAACAATGGAAAAGGCGATTTTAACCCAGCTCCTGCCGGAACCTTACCGGATGTATCGGGTAGCGGCTCCTGTGTAGTCGCTGCCGATTTCGACCACGATGGCGACCAGGACCTGTTTGTAGGTGGCCGTCAGATACCGGGGAAGTATCCACTACCAGCCCGCAGCTATCTGCTTCGAAACGATCAGACGGCGCAGGGGCGTCGCTTTGTGGATGTGACCCAGCAACTAAACCCATCACTGATGCAGGCGGGTATGGTTTGTTCGGCACTATGGTCTGATTACGACCGGGATGGCTGGGCGGACCTCCTATTGGCAGGCGAATGGATGCCCCTTACGATCTATAAAAACAGCAAAGGCTCCTTTCAGGCGTCGAAACCGATTCAACTCCCCAACTCATCGGGTTGGTGGAATAGCCTCGCCCAGGGCGATTTCGATCAGGACGGCGATCTGGATTACATAGCGGGTAATGAGGGGCTAAATACACTCTATCGCGCTTCGGAGCAGGAGCCTGTCACCATCATGGCGAAGGATTTTAACAACGATGGCACTATGGACCCGCTGATGGGCTACTACATCAATGGGGTATGTTACCCGGCTGTACCGCGCGATGCCTTGAATCAACAGGTTATTCAGTTCCGACGGAAATACCAGCGTTTTGCGGATTACGCGGCTGTCAGGTTCGATCAGTTGTTTACGGACGACGATAGGAGTGGGGCGTATGAAGCCAGGGCTACTTATCTGCAAAGTGCCTACATCGAAAACCTGGGCCAGGGAAAGTTTGCGATTCATGCCTTACCTCGCATGGCTCAGGCTGCTCCCGTTTTTGGTATTGTTGTCCATGATGTCAATCAGGATGGTTGGCTGGATGCTGTATTGACCGGAAACTTTTATCCGAACGAAGTAAACATGGGTCGCGAAGATGCCTCCGTGGGCGTTGTTCTACTAGGCGATGGGCGCGGTCATTTTCAACCCCTGAGTCCGGCCGAGAGCGGATTAGTGATTCGGGGCGACTCCCGAACATCAGCTTTATTGACCGGAAAAAATAAAGAAATGTTGCTGATAACGGCTATAAATTCGCAGGGTATACGGCTCAATCGTTGTTTAATGCCTGATAAAAGGCAAGCAGAGGAACTTATATCAACGAAATAA